One genomic region from Triplophysa rosa unplaced genomic scaffold, Trosa_1v2 scaffold381_ERROPOS127416, whole genome shotgun sequence encodes:
- the LOC130550641 gene encoding uncharacterized protein LOC130550641, with product MSVLAQGLTPLDPVAVADMQLPPPREKLNEAPSTSGPKHNFILPPNREGQAPRLRPGRRPAAATRECPITHAPTASGDVQPISAPGSLLGTLVLNPDMTVTMVIPSSGASTSSAGPAPPASVSTPASAAPMSRYTQRNRRRRSLEKESGVHKRKYVRGVTFNMCSKCGQPKTKEFGHSQYGNATFCLRSSNGKSLDDWLAEQRQQNKPQTPPPQ from the coding sequence ATGAGTGTCCTCGCTCAGGGACTGACTCCACTTGACCCAGTTGCTGTGGCTGATATGCAGCTTCCTCCGCCGAgggaaaaattaaatgaagcGCCATCGACATCAGGCCCAAAGCATAATTTCATCCTTCCGCCAAATCGAGAAGGACAGGCTCCTCGTCTGCGACCAGGTCGACGGCCTGCTGCTGCCACCAGGGAGTGCCCCATCACACATGCCCCCACAGCATCAGGAGATGTGCAACCCATCTCAGCACCTGGGTCATTGTTAGGCACACTAGTCCTTAACCCAGACATGACTGTGACAATGGTCATTCCATCTTCTGGTGCTTCGACATCCAGTGCAGGCCCCGCTCCACCTGCTTCTGTGTCTACTCCTGCATCTGCTGCTCCTATGTCCCGTTACACCCAGAGGAACCGGCGCCGGCGGTCCCTGGAGAAGGAAAGCGGAGTCCATAAGAGGAAATATGTGCGAGGGGTTACTTTTAACATGTGCAGCAAATGTGGGCAGCCTAAAACTAAAGAGTTTGGCCATAGCCAATATGGCAATGCCACATTTTGCTTGCGTTCCTCAAATGGGAAATCTTTAGATGACTGGTTGGCAGAACAGCGTCAGCAAAATAAACCCCAAACTCCACCTCCTCAATAA